A single window of Vespa crabro chromosome 23, iyVesCrab1.2, whole genome shotgun sequence DNA harbors:
- the LOC124432122 gene encoding dynein axonemal heavy chain 7-like, translating to MRLENMLRPIMNDLTTIINKFGIMCDGTNVKETIQLLISQKLDFDVCLAEIKKYSMHRDVAKSMVTNVYYDIGQLNQKLVKEALIKYCSEIIDILTKELLNYHLTYNQLICSEFENLKAKALNVPKDAKRLTKLIDYMLHDSKVLVKELKERIHKSTKMLSIILEITTLTDDHMRINKDTIRWLNLIEPIFAQSNIICEAIKSDFEDDLQKRINTLNVEVDNLFPSLMILDNMDDTKKVEEYSEHYDDLIRKVKEIEDKVITINTEESSFKFPETEFPRVVELKEIVNPFYCLVNIIRQWQRDNSIWLNGPFEYLNPDVIKEKTLYYFIKITEMNKQFKSRIKMDVTSNKSFKFSGITDDPDPMQQPAPLKLSWQALNDIQQFKVYLPLVMCVCNPALKEQHWKEMSIISQFDLTPNAGTTLQKIINFNLIEDIKKYEIISTKATKELYLYQQLLEMQQMWYTISFEIIYSDETKLFVFKMQDDIDSLLEDHFLKIEEMRASHFVESIFSPLKDFHFSLKKIQEIIILWFEIQKYKISVSSIFHYQAIETYFFQENSLYREVNKTLENIQNRISENATFHTIQNDSDILNNLHDANIKMDQIMKSLHNYLDGKRLDFERFFFLSNIEIQNILFESDNTDKLQLCLQKCFPGIKKLKFDKTCNIYSILGDCNESLQLNTCITILNGEEKWLCTLQKVLKDTIYKNLQECYSHFEEKDVCDWIKNVPSMVIICISRIYWTSLVQSCYLPFNLLLLKTVYKKYSELFTSLSDQVKNNIMHQERKILMSLIIITANYEEIIKLLLENNVNSSTDFNWFAQMRYYWTESDIKISLCNATVNYGYEYNYYQQYLVSTPLTDRCLRTLMEAYSYHLYGAIIGSVATGKTETIKYLINSLAMPYYILNMNERFTYKSILYVLKGLISCGTWICFKNFDKLELSVLSAVTQTIENVHQVTSTNLKSVMFEGTKLNLNPNGNICIITNVQHTKYYELPDDLKILFRTISMIKPDLNQIIEIELLASGFCNGRELATKLIVIYKLLSEQLLDRSHYKFNMCSMKTIIKTARMLKIHFQTEDENVLLLRSVIDIILPILYSEDIIIFQNIIHSTFSCIKLPSLNNDTVLMALENVCKSRSLHFHEILKLKCLQIFELMHIQHALILVGGPLTGKTEMLQILADTFLLLHKWKDNNGAEVTIEIINPGVINSNQLFGQYKRELSLWEDGLCSKIFRIFATNTSSDKKWLIFDGSLNDVWVENLYTVIDSNKMLHLISGERILMTQTMSIIFETVDLANVSPVIVSHCGMIYIEPQSIGWKSYILSHISKNQMYNKYEKIMYSLLNWSLDACLQFVHLNCTMTINVGELHLVTSTLNLFEMYLLEACNEQLERKENLDHFVIWSQVALILSLVWVLGGNSCTAFQIKFNEFCIALWNNAHNKYPRPEEIKHYDIVLPTEGLIQDNLYIFKGVGNWKHYNDLLKGETITDMCNFDQKYVPTLNSVKYSHLFLTHIKYCKPFLICSNTTTGKTVLLQNLLKNKLSKHKYLTNTFNFSSLITAEKAKYLFLSYLSRIKRRYYALPKDKYCINLINDLNLNTDTNMDSKSVLELIRQYFNYGYWYDTKILEKIFITNINFLLTITTGHDKHSICPRFMRHFNVYTFPELTTDNIYKIFSNMLLTNLKNNLFSTDVLNNVTSITNATIDVYNSIFNILRPIPTKVQYLFNIRDIYRVISGCSLIQKESVDTKIIFIRLWVHETLRVFGDRILDDDDKEILYQSIKEAVKKYFKDSFESAFDHLSKFEDNKITKDSLKYLLFGNFMESEKTSPKYKKYEEISSLEILKDTIISYMKDYNNTNNEKIDIVITQQILINLVQVCRILSMPGGSAIIISTVRSGKRSITKLASYIQLEQKFFEPTTDSYYNLNIWREDLKEILRTCGESQKDCTFYLTDRQMKNIFLQDINSLLNTGEIPDLFSSEEKLNIIAATRIHAQKGDPNAEMDISTVMDYFIQQCKNNLHFVLGFSPINNTMRRYFYLYPNLIKYCTINCYDTWPEDALIEIAKIHIETTHIPNDIKDSVIKACINFHNDAKKNSLMYLKDNGIPMYVTNSAFLHIVKLYTHLMTKKQEQITTSRNRYMIGLEQLEIAAKQVEKMSMTLTILKPELELSAQRTIKTMREVENENLTVEKATILIKKEEGIANKKADIAGALKSECEADLAVAIPILEDAVLALNTLKPTDITLVKAMKNPPDTVKLVMAAVCVMLGITPDRIVDSISGKKITDYWGPSKRILGDMNFLQNLKDYNKDNIPPTVIQIVKNVYMTDKNFVPHIVAKASSAAEGLCKWVRAMVSYNEIAKVVAPKKEKLAAAQKECDEAEAFLNEKRRTLSNLNIKLATLNNSLQDTLQKKLKLEEEVSNCTKKLQKAESLIASLGSEKERWLQFVCNLQLNYDNLAGDMILSSGIIAYMAPYNIKYRDKMIEKWIKLLQILKLPYSKSYDFVNILGVEFEISSWYLNGLSKNRFSTENAIIMENSKLWPLFIDTQNQANNWIKEIEKKNGLKVIKFTDSDYMSILQYNIENGNPILLENIEEELEVAIDSLLLKNIYKNGDDWYLKIGRTITKYSLNFRLYVTTRLSNPHYLPHVYNKLIVIDFSLSCEALQDKLLDIIIGKERLELQEQFENIWIEDAINREALKSQEDKILSTLSSTSVNIIEDEKAIQILDSSKTLSLEIIRKQEQTEVMKNKINMVRSTYMQYTKFCAGLFTTLNSLSNLNHMYRFSFKWFIQLFTRSIQGSNKNIPLEKRLKLLKFSFTQNLHSSVCRSLFEKHKLVYSFLLCSKILLDNKQTTEKEINFFSVTDIEYPNFSNLYKAPVWLPTKLWNKICYINDNLPNFHGLAQDISFNDIAWKIYWTSDHLETRTLPDPWNKTLGPFQNLILAKITEPDKIIYHIIYFVENYLGKMFNYSSQYTMSQSYAESSCLHPLLFILPSYSSPLSFLSAYASTIGYSSKYISLSMKDTQQKKAEMLIKKAQKDGGWVFLQNCHLAVPWLFQLEKICENFNASNTCLTFRLWLSSYSINEFPISILQNSIKLTLDNPINIKENLLRSFQSKSIKNTNIFDCCPGKEKIFTKFLYELCFFHIVIKEKNNFGLQGWNIPYDFDYSDFETSILQLQDLINKHEHVPIEAISYFIGECNYGGKIMNKFDQRCMNYLLNYYCNDNITYSQYFFSNNPKYLLPRKCEYNEIIKHIQNMSIDHSAEVFGTDENAIAIRDAKETAEFLTYISLMSSVISSKTDEFIESDKLTIIDNIEAEISNICIVENVEKIYHSTLSNPLNIVLIYEIELINKTLIEMERTLADLRSAFNGDIILSNHLEELWKLIYNGQIPYIWKKISNNMEAINLSEFISYLLKKRNFIKDWIKNERPYLIHFGALSYCKMFFSVSKLMFSRKHNVPIKKIYSAFKILAIYEPSKIEQKFNDNFFIYGLYLIGAQWDSQKMTLTNSVPGTYRYEMPIICLKFVTNEIILENVYKCPVYTICMENNIKKSNANFAHSDQMQSLHIHIMTIPLKTNICVAHWIRRGTALYR from the coding sequence atgaGACTGGAAAATATGCTTAGACCAATAATGAATGAtcttactactattattaataaatttggtATTATGTGTGATGGtacaaatgtaaaagaaacaattcaattattaatttcacaaAAGTTAGATTTTGATGTCTGTCTagctgaaataaaaaaatatagtatGCATCGTGATGTTGCAAAATCAATGGTAACAAACGTGTATTATGATATAGGTCAATTAAATCAAAAACTTGTAAAAGAagcattaataaaatattgctcTGAAATAATAGACATACTAACAAAGGAATTGCTAAACTATCATCTAACATACAATCAACTTATTTGTTCTGAATTTGAAAATCTTAAAGCAAAAGCTTTAAATGTACCCAAAGATGCAAAGAGATTAactaaattaattgattatatgTTGCATGATTCAAAAGTCTTggtaaaagaattaaaagaaagaatacataaatcaacaaaaatgttaagtattattttagaaataacTACATTAACAGATGATCATatgagaataaataaagacaCTATCAGATGGTTGAATCTAATAGAACCCATATTTGCACAAAGCAATATTATATGTGAGGCAATTAAAAGTGATTTTGAAGATGACCTCCAAAAGCGTATAAATACTTTAAATGTTGAAGTAGATAatctttttccatctcttaTGATTTTAGATAATATGGATGATACTAAGAAAGTTGAAGAATATTCTGAACATTATGATGATCTTATCAGAAAAGTCAAAGAAATAGAGGATaaagttattacaattaatacagAAGAATCGTCTTTTAAATTTCCAGAAACTGAATTTCCAAGAGTAGTTGAATTAAAAGAGATAGTTAATCCATTTTATtgtcttgttaatattattcgtcAATGGCAGAGAGATAATTCTATATGGTTGAATGGACCTTTTGAGTACTTGAATCCTGATGTGATTAAGGAAAagactttatattattttataaaaattacagaGATGAATAAACAATTCAAGTCGCGAATTAAAATGGATGTTACatcaaataaatcatttaagtTTTCTGGAATCACAGATGACCCAGACCCTATGCAACAACCTGCTCCACTAAAACTATCATGGCAAGCACTTAATGATATCCAACAATTTAAAGTATATTTGCCACTTGTTATGTGCGTATGTAATCCTGCACTCAAGGAACAACATTGGAAAGAAATGTCTATTATATCACAATTTGATCTTACTCCAAATGCTGGAACAACACttcagaaaattattaattttaatctaatagaagatataaagaaatatgaaatcataAGTACGAAGGCTACTAAAGaactttatctttatcaacAATTGTTAGAAATGCAACAAATGTGGTAtacaatttcatttgaaataatttatagcgACGAGACCAAATTGTTTGTATTTAAAATGCAAGATGATATAGACAGTCTTCTTGAAGatcatttcttaaaaatagaagaaatgaGAGCATCTCACTTTGTTGAATCTATATTCTCACCTCttaaagattttcatttttctctcaaaaagatacaagaaataataatactttggtttgaaatacaaaaatataaaatttctgtAAGTTCAATATTTCATTACCAAGCAATAGAAACTTACTTTTTCcaagaaaattctttatatagAGAAGTGAATAAAACATTGGAAAATATTCAAAACAGAATTTCAGAAAATGCTACTTTTCATACCATACAGAATGATtctgatatattaaataatttacacgatgcaaatattaaaatggatcaaataatgaaaagtcttcataattatttagatGGCAAAAGATTAGACTTtgaaagattcttttttctatcaaatatagaaattcaaaatatattatttgaatcagataatactgataaattGCAGTTATGTTTACAAAAGTGTTTTCCTGgtatcaaaaaattaaaatttgataaaacttGTAATATCTATTCCATTTTGGGAGACTGCAATGAGAGCCTTCAACTTAATACatgtattacaatattaaatggTGAAGAAAAATGGTTATGTACTTTACAAAAGGTATTAAAAGATAcaatttataagaatttacAAGAATGTTATTCGCATTTTGAAGAAAAGGATGTATGTGATTGGATTAAAAATGTACCAAGTATggtaataatttgtatttctCGTATTTATTGGACCTCTTTGGTTCAAAGTTGTTACTTACCttttaacttattattattaaaaacagtTTACAAAAAGTATTCTGAATTATTCACCAGTTTATCTGAtcaagttaaaaataatataatgcatcaagaaagaaaaattttaatgtcattaataattataactgctaattatgaagaaattattaaattattattagaaaacaaTGTTAATTCTTCTACTGACTTTAACTGGTTCGCACAAATGCGTTATTATTGGACTGAaagtgatataaaaatttcattatgtaATGCTACAGTAAATTACGGCTAtgagtataattattatcaacaatATTTAGTGAGTACACCATTAACTGATAGATGTCTTCGTACATTAATGGAAGCTTACAGCTATCATTTATATGGAGCTATTATTGGATCAGTGGCAACTGGCAAAACAGAAACTATtaagtatttaataaattctctTGCAATGCCTTATTACATATTAAACATGAATGAAAGATTTACTTACAAATCTATACTATATGTGCTGAAAGGACTTATTTCTTGTGGAACATGGATTtgttttaaaaactttgataaatTGGAGTTAAGTGTACTATCTGCAGTTACACAAACAATCGAGAATGTTCATCAAGTAACATCAACGAATTTGAAATCTGTAATGTTTGAAGGAaccaaattaaatttaaatccaaatggaaatatttgcATTATTACGAATGTGCAACATActaaatattatgaattaccGGATGATTTGAAAATACTTTTTCGCACAATTTCTATGATAAAACCAGATCTCAatcaaataatagaaatagaacTTTTAGCATCTGGTTTTTGCAATGGAAGAGAGCTCGCAACAAAACTgattgtaatttataaattgttatcAGAACAATTATTAGATAGATCgcattataaatttaacatgtgctcaatgaaaacaattattaAGACTGCAAGGatgttaaaaattcattttcaaacAGAAGACGAAAATGTTTTATTGCTACGTTCagtaatagatataattttaccgatattatatagtgaagatataataatttttcaaaatataatacatagtaCATTTTCTTGCATTAAGTTACCATCTCTCAATAATGATACAGTTTTAATGGCTTTAGAAAATGTATGTAAATCAAGATCTCTGCATTTTCATGAAATACtgaaattaaaatgtttacaaatatttgaattaatgCATATTCAACATGCTCTTATACTTGTTGGTGGTCCACTTACAGGAAAAACAGAAATGTTACAGATTCTTGcagatacttttttattattacataaatggaaagataataatggtgCAGAAGTTACGATAGAGATTATAAATCCAGGAGTCATTAACAGTAATCAATTATTTGGTCAGTACAAGAGAGAATTGAGTTTATGGGAGGATGGTTTATGTTCTAAAATATTCCGTATTTTTGCAACAAATACTTCATCAGATAAAAAGTGGTTGATATTTGATGGATCCTTGAATGATGTATGGGTTGAAAATTTGTATACTGTAATAGACAGCAATAAAATGCTTCATTTAATTTCTGGAGAAAGGATTTTGATGACACAAACAATGtctataatatttgaaactgTAGATTTGGCAAATGTATCTCCAGTTATTGTATCACATTGTGGTATGATTTACATTGAACCACAATCTATTGGATggaaatcatatatattatctcatataagtaaaaatcaaatgtataataagtacgaaaaaataatgtattcaTTATTAAACTGGTCATTAGATGCTTGTCTTCAGTTCGTACATTTGAATTGCACAATGACAATAAATGTAGGAGAATTACATCTTGTGACATcaacattaaatttatttgaaatgtaTTTACTAGAGGCTTGTAATGAAcagttagaaagaaaagaaaatttagatCATTTTGTCATATGGTCACAAGTAgctttaatattatctttagtatggGTACTTGGAGGAAATTCATGCACagcttttcaaataaaatttaatgagtTCTGTATTGCACTTTGGAATAATGCTCACAATAAATATCCACGTCCAGAAGAAATTAAGCATTATGATATTGTTTTGCCTACTGAAGGATTGATAcaagataatttatatatttttaaaggtGTAGGTAATTGGAAACATTACAATGATTTATTGAAAGGTGAAACAATAACAGATATGTGCAATTTTGATCAAAAGTACGTTCCAACTCTTAATTCTGTTAAGTATAGTCATTTATTTCTTACACATATCAAGTATTGCAAGCCTTTTCTTATTTGCAGTAATACTACAACAGGTAAAACTGTTCTTTTACAGaacttgttaaaaaataaattatcaaagcacaaatatttaacaaatacttttaatttttcttctcttataactgcagaaaaagcaaaatatttatttttatcatatttaagtagaattaaaagaagataCTATGCTTTaccaaaagataaatattgtataaacttgataaatgatttaaatctAAATACTGATACGAATATGGATTCAAAGTCTGTACTAGAATTAATAcgacaatattttaattatgggTATTGGTATGACACAAAAATACTTGAAAAAATCTTCATTACCaatattaactttttattaacaataactacTGGTCATGACAAACATAGTATTTGTCCTAGATTTATGCGACATTTTAATGTTTACACATTTCCTGAACTTACGACagataacatatataaaatattttctaatatgcTTTTaactaatttaaaaaataatctttttagcACAGATGTATTAAACAATGTAACAAGTATAACAAATGCTACAATTGATGTTTACAACTCAATATTTAACATCTTGCGTCCAATACCTACCAAAGTGcagtatttatttaatatcagaGATATATACAGAGTGATAAGTGGTTGTAGTCTTATCCAAAAAGAATCGGtagatacaaaaattatattcattcgtTTATGGGTACATGAAACACTGCGTGTATTCGGTGATCGGATTTTAGACGATGACGATAAAGAGATTTTATATCAAAGTATAAAAGAAGctgtgaaaaaatattttaaagattcGTTTGAGTCTGCTTTTGATCATTTGTCCAAATTTGAGGATaacaaaattacaaaagatAGTTTAAAATACCTTCTATTCGGTAATTTTATGGAATCCGAGAAAACTTCACCAAAGTATAAAAAGTATGAAGAAATAAGTTCTttagaaatattgaaagatacaattatatcttatatgaaggattataataataccaataatgaaaaaattgatattgtaataacacaacaaattttgataaatctaGTACAAGTTTGTAGAATATTGTCAATGCCCGGTGGAAGtgcaataattatttctaccGTTAGATCTGGTAAAAGATCAATAACTAAACTTGCTAGTTATATACAACtggaacaaaaattttttgagCCTACTACGGattcatattataatcttaatatttggagagaagatttaaaagaaatattacgtACATGTGGAGAATCTCAAAAAGATTGTACATTTTATCTTACAGATAGACAGATGAAGAATATCTTCCTTCAAGATATTAATAGTTTATTAAATACTGGTGAAATACCTGACTTATTTTCAAGTGAAGAAAAACTTAATATCATAGCAGCAACACGTATACACGCTCAAAAAGGTGATCCAAATGCAGAAATGGATATTTCTACTGTAATGGATTATTTTATACagcaatgtaaaaataatttacattttgtaCTTGGCTTTAGTCCAATCAATAATACAATgagaagatatttttatttatatcctaatttaattaaatactgTACAATAAATTGTTATGATACATGGCCAGAGGATGCTCTTATTGAAATAGCTAAAATTCATATAGAAACGACACATATTccaaatgatataaaagataGTGTAATAAAAGCTtgcataaattttcataatgatgcaaaaaaaaatagcttaATGTACTTAAAGGATAATGGAATACCAATGTATGTTACAAACTCAGCTTTTTTACATATTGTAAAGTTATATACGCATTTAATGACTAAGAAGCAGGAACAAATTACTACTAGCagaaatagatatatgatAGGTTTAGAGCAACTTGAAATAGCAGCAAAACAAGTAGAAAAAATGAGTATGACATTAACAATTCTAAAACCTGAATTAGAACTATCTGCTCAAAGAACTATAAAGACAATGAGAGaagttgaaaatgaaaatttaactgTAGAGAAGGCTACAAtccttataaaaaaagaagaaggaattgCCAATAAAAAGGCAGATATTGCTGGAGCTCTCAAATCTGAATGTGAAGCTGATCTTGCAGTAGCTATTCCTATTCTTGAAGATGCTGTTTTAGctttaaatacattaaaacCAACTGACATTACTTTAGTCAAAGCTATGAAAAATCCTCCTGATACTGTAAAGTTAGTGATGGCTGCTGTTTGTGTTATGTTAGGCATAACACCAGATCGAATCGTTGATTCTATtagtggaaaaaaaattacagatTACTGGGGTCCAAGTAAACGTATTTTAGGAGATATGAATTTCTTACAAAATttgaaagattataataaagataatataccACCTACTGTTAtacaaattgttaaaaatgtttacatgactgataaaaattttgtaccTCATATTGTTGCTAAAGCATCAAGTGCTGCAGAAGGACTTTGTAAATGGGTAAGAGCAATGGTGTCGTATAATGAAATTGCTAAAGTAGTAGCtccaaaaaaagagaaattagcAGCAGCTCAGAAAGAATGTGATGAAGCAGAagcatttttaaatgaaaaacgtCGAACTCTTtcgaatttaaatataaaattggcTACTCTGAACAATAGCCTCCAAGATACTTtacagaaaaaattaaaattagaagaagaagtaagtaACTGTACAAAGAAATTGCAAAAAGCAGAAAGTTTGATTGCAAGTCTCGGAAGTGAAAAAGAACGTTGGTTACAATTTGTATGTAATCttcaattaaattatgataatttggCTGGGGATATGATACTTTCTTCTGGGATAATAGCTTACATGGCTCCATATAACATCAAATATAGAGATAAAATGATAGAGAAGTGGATCAAGCTTCtacaaattttaaaattaccaTATTCTAAATCTTATGATTTTGTGAATATACTTGGAGTGGAATTTGAAATAAGTTCATGGTATCTTAATGGCTTATCTAAAAACAGATTTTCCACAGAGAATGCTATTATTATGGAGAACTCAAAATTATGGCCTTTATTCATTGATACTCAGAATCAAGCTAATAATTGGattaaagaaatagagaagaagaatggTCTTAAAGTTATAAAATTCACAGATTCTGACTACATGTCCATCTTACagtataatattgaaaatggtAATCCAATTTtgttagaaaatattgaagaagAACTTGAAGTTGCTATAGATTCacttttgttaaaaaatatttataaaaatggcGATGATTGGTATTTAAAAATTGGTCGaactattacaaaatattcacTCAATTTTAGATTGTATGTCACAACAAGATTATCTAATCCACATTATTTACctcatgtatataataaacttattGTAATagatttttcactttcttgTGAAGCTCTTCAAGATAAACttttagatataattattgGAAAGGAAAGATTAGAACTTCAAGAACAGTTTGAGAATATTTGGATAGAAGATGCTATCAATAGAGAAGCTCTTAAATCAcaagaagataaaattttaagtaCATTATCATCTACTAgtgtaaatattatagaagatgaaaaagcTATACAAATATTGGATTCTTCTAAGACACTTTCtttggaaataataagaaaacaagaacaaactgaagtgatgaaaaataaaataaatatggtTCGAAGTACTTATATGCAATATACTAAATTTTGTGCTGGATTATTTACAACACTTAATtcattatcaaatttaaatcATATGTATCGCTTTTCATTCAAATGGTTTATCCAATTATTTACACGATCCATCCAaggatcaaataaaaatattcctcttgagaaacgattgaaattattaaaattttcatttacacAAAATCTTCATTCGAGTGTCTGTAGATCTTTATTTGAAAAACACAAACtcgtttattcgtttttactatgttctaaaattttattagacaATAAGCAaacaacagaaaaagaaattaatttcttttctgtcACAGATATAGAATATcctaatttttcaaatttatataaagcACCAGTTTGGTTACCAACAAAGTTGTGGaacaaaatttgttatataaacgataacttACCAAATTTTCATGGTCTTGCACaggatatttcttttaatgataTAGCTTGGAAAATATATTGGACCTCAGATCATTTAGAAACTCGAACATTACCAGATCCATGGAATAAAACGTTAGGCCcatttcaaaatttaatattagcTAAAATTACAGAGCCAGATAAGAtcatttatcatataatatattttgtggAGAATTATCTGGGAAAAATGTTTAACTACTCATCTCAATATACAATGTCACAATCATATGCAGAATCTAGTTGCCTTCATccgcttttatttattttaccaaGCTACTCTTcgcctctttcttttctttctgcttACGCAAGTACCATTGGCTAttcatcaaaatatatttctctttctatgaaAGACACACAgcaaaaaaaagcagaaatgCTTATTAAAAAAGCACAAAAAGATGGTGGATGGGTATTTCTTCAAAATTGTCATCTTGCTGTTCCATGGTTAtttcaattagaaaaaatttgtgAAAATTTTAATGCATCAAACACATGTTTAACTTTTCGATTATGGCTATCCAGTTATTCTATTAATGAATTCCCTATAAGTATTTTACAAAACAGTATAAAGTTAACATTAGATAatccaataaatattaaagaaaatttattgagaTCTTTTCAATCAAAGTCTATAaagaatacaaatatttttgattgttgtcctggaaaagaaaaaatatttacaaaatttctcTATGAACTGTGTTTCTTCCATATAGTtatcaaggaaaaaaataactttgGGCTACAGGGTTGGAATATTCCATATGATTTTGATTATTCCGATTTTGAAACATCCATTTTGCAATTACAAGATTTAATAAACAAGCATGAACATGTACCAATTGAAgcaatatcatattttattggTGAATGTAATTATGGTGGAAAAATCATGAACAAATTTGATCAAAGATGTAtgaattatcttttaaattattattgcaatgataatataacatattcaCAATACTTCTTTTCTAACAATCCAAAATATCTATTGCCTCGAAAATGTGAATATAATGagataataaaacatatacaAAATATGTCAATAGATCATTCTGCTGAAGTATTTGGAACGGATGAAAATGCTATTGCTATAAGAGATGCTAAAGAAACTGCAGAatttcttacatatatatctttaatgaGTTCTGTGATCTCATCAAAGACCGATGAATTTATAGAATCAGATAAACtaactattatcgataacatTGAAGccgaaatatcaaatatatgcATCGttgaaaatgtagaaaaaatttatcattctaCACTTTCAAATCCATTgaatattgttttaatatatgaaattgaattaattaataaaacattaattgAAATGGAAAGAACATTGGCAGATTTGAGATCAGCATTTAATGGTGACATTATATTAAGCAATCATTTAGAAGAATTATggaaattaatatacaatgGCCAAATTCCATATATCtggaaaaaaatatccaaTAATATGGAAGCTATAAACCTTTCTGAAtttattagttatttattaaagaaaagaaactttatCAAAGATTGGATTAAAAATGAGCGTCCTTATTTGATACATTTTGGTGCATTATCATATTGCAAAATGTTCTTTTCCGTATCAAAACTTATGTTTTCGAGAAAACATAATGTTcctattaaaaagatttactCAGCTTTCAAAATATTGGCAATTTATGAACCATCTAAAATTGAAcagaaatttaatgataattttttcatttacggATTATATTTAATCGGTGCACAATGGGATTCGCAAAAAATGACATTAACAAATAGTGTACCTGGTACGTATCGTTACGAAATGCCCATCATTTGTCTTAAATTTGTcacaaacgaaataatattagaaaacgTGTATAAATGTCCTGTGTACACTATTTGCAtggaaaataacattaaaaaatcaaatgcgaattttgcaCATTCCGATCAAATGCAAAGTTTGCATATTCATATTATGACTATACCTTTAAAAACCAACATATGCGTTGCACATTGGATAAGACGTGGTACAGCATTGTATCGTTAA